A stretch of Enterobacter cloacae complex sp. ECNIH7 DNA encodes these proteins:
- a CDS encoding BapA/Bap/LapF family large adhesin: MSQISVISKLTGVETTTEGTQVTLSHSSIVELHVERADVSHFARSGNDLVVTLHSGEVITLKNFYVTDAQGVSQLVLQESDGALWWIEDPTGAATYESIASTDALLAASGSDAGGAAIWPWALGGIVAAGGIAAAASTGGGGGGGDDGNNNSPNPNTPVDPADPDTTPPNAPSGLKFSSDGKTVTGTAEPGSTITLKDANGNVIGSGKTGSDGSFTVSLGTPLTNGEQVTATATDNAGNTSPGTTLNAPDTTAPDAPAITSVTDDVAPQTGAVSSGGSTNDQRPQLTGTGEAGSTVTIYDGGVAIGTAVVASNGTWTFTPSVDLSESTHQITVRATDAAGNTGPASPVFTLTVDLTPPDAPTAIVLTDDTGVIRGTITSGALTDASLPLLAGTGEPGGTITIYDNGVVVGTTTVQPNGTWSVTPNGPLPDGTHSITVTETDAAGNLSAASEPVIFTVDTTPPSAPGNLVVSNDGGTISGIAEAGSTVTIREGDITLGTVVADSQGNFSLTLTPPKVNGEILTADATDAAGNTGPTTSAASPDITSPQMPIIVSVIDDVQATTGPVDQNGLTNDTTPTLTGTAEPGSTVTIRLDGTDIGTVLTDSNGQWSYTPTTPLVEGTHTFTAVATDTAGNTSLPSEGFTLTVDITPPPAATIATVTDDAGGVQGPLSSGDTTDDTKPLLQGTAPADAVITVYDGATLLGTATLDGSGGWNFTPTTPLTDGLHSLTVHATDAAGNTSISSPFVLVVDTTPPLAPGNLVVSNDGGTISGIAEAGSTVTIREGNVILGTAVADSQGNFSLTLTPPKINSEILTADATDTAGNTSPTTSAAAPDITPPQTPVIVSVIDDVQATTGSVAQNGLTNDRAPTVNGTGEAGSTITIYNGSDVLGTVVVSSSGQWSFTPPSPLTDGTYVLTATATDPAGNPSGLSDSWTINVDGTAPGAPVISQVVDDVPGRTGSLDINETTNDATPTLSGTAEPNATVTLRVDGVAIGTTVANGLGVWIFTPDTPIAEGPHTLTAVATDAAGNTSPVSNTWTLTIDSVAPAAPVITQVLDDVPERLGALNSGDSTNDTTPTLNGTAEPGSTVTIRQDGVDLTTIVIDSSGTWTYTPTTPLVNGTYTFTAVTTDGAGNTSQPSGGFTLTVDTTPPAAATIATVTDDVGGVNGPLTSGDTTDDTTPLLQGTAPADAVITVYDGATLLGTATLDGSGGWSFTPVTPLTDGPHSLTVHATDAAGNTTVSSPFVLTVDTVAPATPDIPAITVNPDGTETPLNPGETTRDTTPTLSGTGTAGDTVTIYNNGVKIGDAVVDNTGNWTWTPSTPLPGGTYDITLTVTNVDGTGNESAPSQPVTITIDTEAPATPAAPTVTDSVTQITGPVPDGGTTNDPRPVLSGTGTPNDVINITDTVNGTPTVVGTVTVDSSGNWSWRPDSNIGEGSHVYTATATDEAGNVSDPSTAITIIVDTLAPDTPVISAVGGEPNGGYITDTTPTVGGTGVNGETVIVYNNGVEVGRVVVANGEWSLTLPTQTDGPLNITVAGVDAAGNLSAPSSVFTVTLDTVAPEIPVISTVADSQLSNNVLYTKDGTPTLTGTGEPGTTVIVSVDGTPSTVLVTVQPGGTWSWTADTTLPDGPHTFTVSSSDPAGNSSGDSAPLSVTVDTAAPADPINMALAQEGTPLTGNAEAGSTITVKDSGGTVIGSGVAASDGSFSIALSPAQLDPTTLTVTATDAAGNASPGASFIVTDSPLDLPQVPVITAIVDDVDPVTGDVKGKTTNDTTPTLTGTAEAGSVITIYQDGSTTPLTTVTADGSGNWSYTPAALGEGLHTFEVTATLNGATSGRSPAASVTVDLTAPGTRAIGAVIDDVGPGTGPLTSGQTTNDSQPTLTGTGAVGDTISIYNNGVLLDSVVVGNTGTWSYTTPALPEGSNVLTIRETDPAGNQSGPSAGFTVVVDSVSATPVITNVTDNVGNAATTVVSGSETNDATPTLSGTADANSVVTIFDGGTQIAVVTADGTGAWSFTPETALVEGSHSFTVRATDPLGNVSAISAPWSVVVDLTAPTVPTLDTVSDNVPGGVTGNLTSGQATNDNTPTISGTGQAGSTIYIMNNGTQLGTAIVDGTGNWSFTPTTPLDDGSYSLRAYATDAAGNASANSSVFAFTVDTAGPGVPVVTSVIDDVGPVTGTLTSGNSTNDARPTFNGTGDVGSTVHVIVDGNEIGTAVVNAQGSWTFTPGTDLPDGPHAITFNATDAAGNVGTATAPFNLTVDTGVPSAPVISTAGDNVGSIQAPLSSGQSTDDTTPTLNGTATANATVTVYENGQPVGTVQADGTGAWSFTPSTPLASGSHTWTATVTDAAGNVSPTSPGFTLIVDTSAPNAPVISQAIDDVGSITGPLTSGQTTDDTVPRLVGTSEPFATVNIYEGTTLVGTGTADGNGSWSILLNTTLTAGAHSFTAQATDAAGNTSVSSTSFSLTVDTAPPALPVLTSILDDVGNAATPVANGGFTNDAQPTLSGTAEAGSTVKIFDNGVQIGSVTATGGAWSFTPSPALSNGPHNLTFTATDAVGNASAPTAGYVINVDTLAPGAPVISSVIDDVGSVTGPVTGTNPTNDTRPTLSGTAEANATVRIYDGITLVGTVTADGSGNWTLPQTTTLTQGTHNFTATATDAAGNTSVASAVTTIIVDTTAPTAPTGTFNADGSVLTGTAEAGSTVAIRLADGSTVTAIADSNGTYTYTFINKQTEGQTLQITATDAAGNTSLPGSALAPVVPLSASNNVEELNLSTTATVTNSQYSDYGFLLVGAVGNVLTLLGNDTAQVNFTVGSGGSADIVVNANATGAVLSLLNTLELVVQHYVNGAWTTVVDTGQPQFADLLTLGATGVSLNLTGLADGDYRVLSYNTNLLATGSYTSLDVAVKETGPGTVTGETSLNGNVILDTDPTAGSDNAPAGTTISAVTNTQGVTTSVNADGTVIQGQYGTLTINRDGSYTYSLTDTSAAVIGRTESFTYTITHNGVSASANLVLSLGAGTVINGIVAVDDTASLTFDTTVSEINNGASSQNGFTLVGINLGSTLGLNLLDDMTNPIIYNVEEGTTRTMTIQASVGGVALASVFDLYVYKFNNATQTFEQVRVESGWLRAPVLGGSSSQLTLNLPAGEYLFLLNTASGIAVLTGYTLSVLQDHVYSVASISETTTGDVLANDPVPAGTVVTEVNGVAVNSSGTTDIQGEYGTLTINSSGQYTYTLRSGVGADHISTPDTFVYTVTAPDGSKDTASLNITPTAQAMDAVNDVSATMDLTSVHHTSVYSDTTVGTASWTTALLSSTQGSGSGTFVVDANTALHNASLHFNVASLLSLGGLTVNWSISDGSGVIRSGSFSGASLLGGSIDVPLTGLDLNAGTYTLNFTGSVPGLSVGTITITPSVNGTTYSLSDFDVTGSHTVNGNIFDGTDSGGVLDQLHSVDTRLSVTGYNGVTTTLDPYTGSATVNITGHYGVLAIGADGHYTYTLNSGVSLSTMTSKETFNYTLTDANGNTDTATLTINMAPQFISSEHNDAITGTAYGDTLIYQVLNSTVGNATAGNVSSTAGDHWTGFSLAQGDKIDIGDLLVGWDGNTASLGNYIHVTQSGSNTVISIDRDGAGSTYTNTALVTLDNVQTTYDELVNQQHIIT; this comes from the coding sequence ATGAGCCAAATCTCTGTTATATCGAAACTTACTGGCGTGGAAACGACCACGGAAGGCACACAGGTTACGCTGAGCCATTCCTCTATCGTTGAGCTTCATGTAGAGCGAGCCGATGTCTCCCACTTCGCGCGAAGTGGTAACGATCTGGTGGTGACACTGCACTCAGGGGAAGTCATCACCCTTAAAAATTTCTATGTCACCGACGCGCAGGGCGTGAGCCAACTGGTGCTCCAGGAGAGTGACGGTGCGTTATGGTGGATTGAAGATCCCACCGGGGCCGCCACGTACGAATCCATCGCGTCCACGGACGCCTTGCTGGCCGCATCCGGGAGTGATGCAGGTGGTGCCGCCATCTGGCCATGGGCTCTGGGCGGCATTGTCGCAGCGGGCGGCATCGCGGCGGCGGCAAGCACCGGTGGTGGCGGCGGCGGTGGAGATGACGGCAATAATAATAGCCCCAACCCCAACACACCCGTCGATCCTGCCGATCCGGATACAACGCCGCCGAACGCGCCTTCCGGCCTTAAGTTCTCTTCAGACGGTAAAACCGTCACCGGTACCGCCGAACCCGGCAGTACCATCACGCTGAAAGACGCGAACGGGAATGTTATTGGATCAGGAAAAACGGGCAGCGACGGCAGCTTTACCGTCTCTCTCGGCACACCGTTGACCAACGGCGAGCAGGTGACTGCCACCGCGACGGATAACGCCGGGAATACCAGCCCGGGCACAACGCTCAACGCACCGGACACCACCGCGCCCGATGCGCCAGCAATCACCAGCGTAACGGACGATGTTGCTCCGCAGACGGGGGCCGTCAGCAGCGGCGGCAGCACCAACGATCAGCGTCCGCAGCTTACCGGTACCGGCGAAGCGGGCTCGACCGTGACGATTTATGACGGCGGAGTCGCTATTGGTACGGCGGTCGTCGCCAGCAACGGCACCTGGACCTTTACCCCGTCGGTTGACCTGAGTGAAAGCACCCACCAGATTACCGTGCGGGCAACCGACGCCGCCGGCAACACCGGGCCTGCCTCACCGGTGTTTACCCTGACGGTGGATCTTACTCCGCCGGACGCGCCGACCGCGATTGTGCTGACCGACGATACGGGCGTTATCAGGGGAACCATCACGTCGGGCGCGCTTACCGATGCTTCACTGCCGCTCCTGGCGGGAACCGGCGAGCCCGGCGGAACCATCACCATTTACGATAACGGCGTGGTGGTTGGCACCACAACGGTTCAGCCCAACGGCACCTGGAGCGTCACGCCGAACGGTCCGCTCCCGGACGGGACACACTCCATAACCGTCACTGAAACCGATGCCGCCGGAAACCTGAGCGCGGCCTCAGAGCCTGTCATCTTCACCGTGGACACCACGCCGCCGTCTGCCCCGGGTAATCTCGTGGTGTCGAATGATGGCGGCACCATCAGCGGCATCGCGGAAGCTGGCAGCACGGTGACCATCCGTGAAGGCGATATCACCCTTGGCACGGTGGTTGCCGACAGCCAGGGTAACTTCAGCCTGACGCTGACCCCGCCAAAAGTTAACGGTGAGATCCTGACCGCTGACGCCACAGACGCGGCGGGCAACACGGGACCAACAACCTCCGCGGCGTCGCCGGATATTACCTCGCCGCAGATGCCAATTATCGTGTCGGTGATTGATGACGTGCAGGCCACCACCGGCCCCGTGGACCAGAATGGCCTCACTAACGACACGACGCCGACGCTCACCGGCACAGCTGAACCGGGTTCAACCGTTACTATCCGTCTGGACGGAACTGATATTGGCACAGTGCTAACCGACAGCAACGGTCAGTGGTCTTATACGCCCACCACGCCGCTTGTCGAGGGCACTCACACTTTTACCGCCGTTGCTACCGATACGGCGGGTAACACCAGCCTTCCGTCGGAGGGCTTCACCTTGACCGTCGATATTACTCCGCCACCGGCAGCGACTATCGCTACCGTGACCGATGATGCCGGCGGCGTTCAGGGTCCGCTTAGCAGCGGCGATACCACGGATGACACCAAACCGCTGCTGCAGGGCACCGCCCCGGCTGATGCGGTAATCACCGTCTATGACGGCGCAACCCTGCTCGGCACCGCCACCCTTGACGGCAGCGGCGGCTGGAACTTTACGCCAACGACTCCACTCACCGACGGCCTGCATTCGCTGACGGTTCACGCCACGGATGCCGCAGGCAATACCAGTATCTCCAGCCCGTTCGTACTGGTAGTGGACACCACGCCACCGCTTGCTCCGGGTAATCTCGTGGTGTCGAATGATGGCGGTACCATCAGCGGCATCGCAGAAGCTGGCAGCACGGTGACCATTCGTGAAGGCAACGTCATCCTTGGCACAGCTGTTGCCGACAGCCAGGGTAACTTCAGCCTGACGCTGACCCCACCAAAAATTAACAGTGAAATCCTGACCGCTGACGCTACCGACACGGCCGGCAACACCAGTCCAACCACCTCCGCGGCGGCACCGGATATTACCCCACCGCAGACGCCAGTTATCGTGTCGGTGATTGATGACGTGCAGGCCACCACCGGTTCCGTGGCCCAGAACGGCCTCACCAACGACCGGGCCCCGACCGTGAACGGAACGGGCGAAGCGGGCTCGACCATCACGATTTATAACGGCAGCGATGTCCTCGGTACGGTGGTTGTTTCCTCCTCCGGCCAGTGGAGCTTTACGCCGCCCTCACCGCTGACCGATGGCACGTACGTGCTGACGGCAACGGCGACGGATCCCGCCGGTAACCCGAGCGGGTTATCAGACTCGTGGACAATTAACGTCGACGGGACGGCACCTGGCGCCCCGGTGATTTCACAAGTCGTGGACGATGTTCCCGGGCGTACCGGCTCGCTCGATATTAATGAGACCACCAACGATGCCACCCCGACGCTCAGCGGTACCGCCGAACCAAACGCGACGGTCACCCTCCGCGTGGACGGTGTTGCTATTGGTACGACCGTCGCCAATGGCCTTGGCGTGTGGATCTTTACCCCAGACACCCCGATCGCTGAAGGTCCACATACCCTGACCGCCGTCGCAACTGACGCGGCGGGCAACACCAGCCCCGTCTCTAACACCTGGACTCTGACGATTGACAGCGTCGCGCCTGCCGCCCCGGTCATTACCCAGGTGCTGGACGATGTGCCAGAGCGCCTCGGCGCGCTCAACTCTGGCGACAGTACCAATGACACCACGCCGACGCTCAACGGCACCGCGGAGCCGGGCTCAACCGTCACCATCCGCCAGGACGGCGTCGATCTCACTACAATTGTGATCGACAGCAGCGGCACGTGGACCTATACCCCAACCACACCGCTTGTTAACGGCACCTATACCTTTACCGCTGTCACCACCGATGGAGCGGGTAATACCAGCCAGCCGTCAGGCGGCTTTACCCTGACCGTCGATACCACGCCGCCAGCGGCGGCCACCATCGCCACCGTAACCGATGACGTCGGCGGCGTTAACGGGCCGCTTACCAGCGGCGACACCACGGATGACACCACGCCGCTGCTGCAGGGCACCGCCCCGGCTGATGCGGTAATCACCGTCTATGACGGTGCCACCCTGCTCGGCACCGCCACCCTTGACGGCAGCGGAGGCTGGAGCTTTACGCCCGTTACCCCGCTCACCGACGGCCCGCATTCGCTGACGGTTCACGCCACGGATGCCGCCGGTAATACCACTGTCTCCAGCCCGTTTGTGTTGACGGTAGATACCGTCGCGCCTGCCACGCCGGATATCCCGGCAATCACCGTCAATCCTGACGGCACAGAAACGCCGCTGAACCCGGGAGAAACCACCCGCGACACCACGCCGACCCTGAGCGGCACCGGCACGGCGGGCGATACCGTGACGATCTACAACAACGGCGTCAAAATCGGCGACGCCGTCGTGGACAACACCGGCAACTGGACATGGACGCCATCAACCCCGCTGCCTGGCGGCACCTATGACATTACCCTGACCGTTACCAACGTGGACGGCACGGGCAACGAAAGCGCCCCGTCGCAGCCGGTCACCATCACCATTGATACCGAAGCGCCGGCTACGCCTGCGGCACCGACCGTCACCGACAGCGTTACACAGATCACCGGCCCCGTTCCCGATGGCGGAACCACCAACGATCCGCGCCCGGTCCTGAGCGGCACCGGCACGCCGAACGACGTCATCAACATCACTGATACCGTTAACGGCACACCGACCGTCGTGGGCACCGTCACGGTAGACAGCAGCGGCAACTGGAGCTGGCGTCCTGACAGTAATATTGGGGAGGGCAGCCACGTCTATACCGCCACCGCCACCGATGAGGCGGGCAACGTCTCTGACCCGTCTACAGCGATTACGATCATCGTGGACACCCTGGCGCCGGATACGCCGGTGATTAGTGCAGTGGGCGGTGAGCCTAACGGTGGCTACATCACGGATACCACACCGACAGTGGGCGGAACCGGCGTCAACGGTGAGACGGTGATCGTCTACAACAACGGCGTCGAAGTGGGCCGTGTCGTGGTGGCTAACGGGGAATGGAGCCTGACGCTTCCAACGCAAACGGACGGTCCGCTGAATATCACCGTTGCGGGTGTGGATGCGGCTGGCAACCTTAGCGCGCCGAGTTCGGTCTTTACCGTCACCCTCGATACCGTTGCGCCAGAGATCCCCGTCATTAGTACTGTAGCTGACAGCCAGCTGTCTAATAACGTGCTCTACACGAAGGACGGCACGCCAACCCTTACCGGGACCGGTGAACCCGGCACCACCGTTATCGTTTCCGTAGACGGCACGCCATCTACAGTGCTGGTGACGGTCCAGCCGGGCGGCACCTGGAGCTGGACTGCCGACACGACGCTGCCGGATGGTCCTCATACGTTCACAGTCTCTTCCAGCGATCCAGCGGGTAACTCCTCCGGTGATTCAGCACCGCTGAGCGTGACGGTGGATACCGCCGCGCCTGCCGACCCGATCAACATGGCACTGGCTCAGGAAGGAACGCCGCTGACCGGTAACGCCGAGGCAGGAAGTACCATTACCGTGAAAGACAGCGGTGGGACCGTCATTGGTAGCGGCGTTGCCGCCAGCGACGGCAGCTTCTCGATTGCGCTGAGTCCGGCGCAGCTGGATCCGACCACGCTGACCGTGACCGCCACCGATGCCGCAGGAAATGCCAGCCCTGGCGCATCCTTTATCGTTACCGATTCACCGCTCGACCTGCCACAGGTGCCCGTCATCACGGCTATTGTCGATGACGTGGACCCGGTCACCGGCGATGTGAAAGGCAAAACCACCAACGACACCACGCCAACGCTTACCGGTACGGCCGAAGCGGGCAGCGTGATTACTATCTATCAGGACGGTAGCACGACGCCATTAACAACGGTGACCGCTGACGGCAGCGGCAACTGGAGCTATACGCCAGCCGCGCTTGGCGAGGGGCTGCACACCTTTGAGGTAACCGCGACCCTCAACGGTGCCACCAGCGGCCGCTCTCCGGCGGCCAGCGTAACCGTCGATCTGACCGCACCGGGCACGCGAGCTATCGGCGCGGTGATTGACGACGTCGGTCCGGGCACCGGCCCGCTGACCAGCGGCCAGACCACCAACGACAGCCAGCCGACCCTCACCGGCACCGGGGCGGTGGGTGATACCATCTCCATCTACAACAACGGCGTGCTGCTGGACAGCGTGGTGGTTGGTAATACCGGCACCTGGAGCTACACCACGCCCGCCCTGCCAGAAGGCAGTAATGTTCTGACCATCCGCGAGACCGATCCGGCGGGGAATCAGAGCGGTCCTTCGGCGGGCTTCACCGTCGTGGTGGACTCCGTTTCCGCCACGCCGGTTATCACCAACGTCACGGATAACGTCGGTAACGCCGCCACCACGGTAGTTAGCGGCAGCGAAACGAACGACGCCACGCCAACCCTTTCGGGGACAGCGGATGCAAACAGCGTGGTTACCATTTTCGACGGCGGCACCCAGATTGCCGTGGTTACGGCTGATGGCACCGGCGCGTGGAGCTTTACGCCAGAGACCGCGCTTGTCGAAGGCTCGCACAGCTTCACCGTTCGGGCGACCGACCCGCTGGGCAACGTCAGCGCAATCTCAGCCCCATGGAGCGTGGTGGTTGACCTGACGGCGCCGACGGTTCCAACGCTGGATACGGTGAGTGATAACGTCCCTGGCGGCGTCACGGGTAACCTGACCAGCGGGCAGGCGACCAACGACAACACCCCGACGATTAGCGGCACCGGACAGGCAGGCAGCACCATCTACATCATGAATAACGGTACGCAGTTGGGTACGGCGATTGTCGACGGAACCGGCAACTGGTCCTTCACCCCGACCACGCCGCTGGACGACGGCAGCTACTCCCTGCGCGCGTACGCAACGGATGCCGCGGGCAACGCCTCGGCGAACTCGTCGGTCTTCGCCTTCACCGTCGATACCGCAGGCCCAGGCGTGCCGGTGGTGACCAGCGTGATTGACGATGTCGGCCCGGTCACCGGGACGCTCACGTCGGGTAACAGCACTAACGACGCGCGTCCGACCTTCAACGGTACGGGCGACGTGGGTTCTACGGTGCACGTGATTGTTGATGGCAACGAAATTGGCACCGCCGTGGTCAATGCCCAGGGCAGCTGGACCTTCACGCCGGGTACCGATCTGCCCGACGGACCGCATGCCATTACCTTCAACGCTACCGACGCGGCGGGCAACGTGGGCACAGCAACGGCACCGTTTAACCTGACGGTGGATACGGGCGTACCGTCGGCGCCGGTCATTTCGACCGCGGGTGACAATGTGGGCAGCATTCAAGCCCCGCTCTCTTCCGGGCAGAGCACCGACGACACCACGCCGACGCTGAACGGCACCGCTACCGCGAACGCCACGGTCACCGTGTATGAGAACGGCCAGCCGGTCGGCACCGTTCAGGCGGACGGTACCGGCGCATGGAGCTTTACGCCGTCAACGCCGCTGGCCAGCGGCAGCCATACCTGGACCGCCACGGTCACCGATGCAGCGGGCAACGTCAGCCCGACCTCGCCGGGCTTTACCCTGATTGTTGATACCTCGGCACCGAACGCGCCGGTTATCAGCCAGGCGATAGACGACGTGGGCAGCATCACCGGCCCGCTCACGTCCGGGCAAACAACCGACGATACCGTTCCGCGCCTTGTCGGGACCAGCGAACCGTTTGCCACCGTGAACATCTATGAGGGAACAACCCTTGTCGGAACAGGCACCGCGGATGGCAACGGAAGCTGGAGTATCTTGCTCAACACCACGCTGACAGCGGGCGCGCACAGCTTCACCGCGCAGGCAACGGATGCGGCTGGCAACACCAGCGTATCCTCCACCAGCTTCAGCCTCACCGTCGACACCGCGCCGCCTGCGCTACCGGTGCTGACCAGCATTCTGGATGACGTGGGCAATGCGGCGACGCCGGTGGCGAACGGCGGGTTCACCAACGACGCGCAGCCAACCCTTAGCGGCACGGCGGAAGCCGGGTCAACGGTGAAAATCTTCGATAACGGCGTACAAATCGGCAGCGTGACGGCGACCGGCGGGGCGTGGAGCTTTACGCCATCCCCGGCGCTTAGCAACGGTCCGCACAATTTAACCTTTACCGCCACCGATGCGGTGGGCAACGCGAGCGCGCCTACCGCCGGGTATGTAATTAACGTCGATACCCTCGCGCCGGGCGCACCGGTCATCAGCTCGGTCATTGATGATGTCGGCAGCGTCACCGGGCCGGTGACCGGAACAAATCCGACCAACGACACGCGCCCAACGCTGAGCGGAACCGCCGAAGCGAATGCCACGGTGCGGATCTACGATGGCATCACGCTGGTGGGCACGGTGACCGCCGACGGCAGCGGAAACTGGACCCTGCCGCAAACCACCACGCTGACGCAAGGAACGCATAACTTCACCGCCACGGCCACCGATGCGGCGGGCAACACCAGCGTGGCGTCAGCCGTGACGACGATTATCGTCGATACGACCGCCCCAACGGCGCCAACCGGAACCTTCAACGCCGACGGTAGCGTCCTGACCGGAACTGCGGAAGCAGGCAGCACCGTCGCGATCCGCCTTGCGGACGGCTCGACGGTGACCGCCATTGCGGACAGCAACGGCACCTACACCTACACTTTCATTAACAAACAGACCGAAGGCCAGACGCTGCAGATCACCGCCACCGATGCCGCGGGCAACACCTCGCTGCCGGGCTCCGCCCTTGCGCCGGTAGTGCCGCTCTCCGCCAGCAATAACGTCGAAGAGCTGAACCTCAGCACCACTGCAACCGTGACCAACAGCCAGTACAGCGATTACGGCTTCCTGCTGGTCGGCGCCGTCGGCAACGTCCTGACGCTGCTGGGCAATGATACGGCCCAGGTCAACTTCACGGTGGGCAGCGGCGGCAGCGCGGATATCGTGGTGAACGCCAACGCCACGGGAGCGGTGCTCTCTCTGCTCAACACCCTTGAGCTGGTGGTTCAGCATTACGTCAACGGCGCCTGGACCACCGTGGTGGACACCGGCCAACCGCAGTTTGCCGATCTCCTGACCCTCGGCGCAACCGGCGTCTCGCTGAACCTGACCGGGCTGGCTGACGGCGACTATCGCGTGCTCAGCTACAACACCAACCTGCTGGCAACCGGCTCCTACACCAGCCTCGACGTGGCGGTGAAAGAGACCGGTCCGGGTACGGTCACGGGTGAAACCAGCCTCAACGGCAACGTGATCCTCGATACGGACCCGACCGCCGGCAGCGACAACGCGCCAGCCGGAACCACTATCTCCGCGGTCACTAACACCCAGGGCGTCACCACCAGCGTGAACGCCGACGGCACGGTGATCCAGGGCCAGTACGGTACGCTGACCATTAACCGCGACGGCAGCTACACCTACAGCCTGACCGACACCAGCGCCGCGGTCATTGGCCGGACGGAGAGCTTCACCTACACCATTACCCATAACGGCGTCAGCGCGTCAGCAAACCTGGTGCTGTCTCTGGGTGCCGGTACGGTAATCAACGGCATTGTGGCGGTGGACGACACGGCCTCGCTGACCTTTGACACCACCGTGAGCGAGATTAATAACGGCGCCTCGTCTCAGAACGGTTTTACCCTGGTGGGCATTAATCTCGGCAGCACGCTGGGGCTTAACCTGCTGGACGACATGACCAACCCGATTATCTACAACGTCGAGGAAGGCACGACCCGCACCATGACCATCCAGGCCTCCGTGGGCGGCGTGGCGCTGGCGTCGGTATTCGATCTGTACGTCTATAAGTTCAACAACGCCACCCAGACCTTCGAGCAGGTTCGCGTCGAGTCGGGCTGGCTGCGCGCCCCGGTGCTGGGGGGCTCCTCATCTCAGCTGACGCTGAATCTGCCGGCCGGGGAGTACCTGTTCTTACTCAATACCGCATCGGGGATCGCCGTCCTGACGGGCTACACGCTGAGCGTTCTGCAGGATCATGTCTACAGCGTGGCGAGCATCAGCGAAACCACCACGGGCGACGTGCTGGCGAATGACCCTGTTCCGGCGGGCACGGTGGTCACCGAAGTGAACGGCGTGGCGGTCAACAGCAGTGGAACAACCGATATTCAGGGGGAATACGGCACGCTGACCATCAATTCGTCCGGCCAGTACACCTACACCCTGAGAAGCGGCGTGGGGGCGGACCATATCAGCACGCCTGACACCTTCGTCTACACCGTTACCGCGCCTGACGGCTCGAAGGATACGGCATCGCTCAACATCACCCCAACAGCCCAGGCGATGGATGCGGTGAACGATGTCAGCGCCACGATGGACCTCACCTCGGTGCACCACACGTCGGTCTACTCGGATACCACCGTGGGCACCGCCAGCTGGACGACGGCGCTGCTCTCGTCAACCCAGGGCTCCGGCAGCGGAACCTTCGTGGTCGACGCGAACACCGCGCTGCACAACGCGTCGCTGCACTTTAACGTGGCCTCGCTGCTGTCGCTGGGCGGACTGACGGTGAACTGGTCCATCAGCGACGGATCGGGCGTGATCCGCAGCGGTTCCTTCAGCGGCGCCTCGCTGCTGGGCGGCAGTATCGACGTTCCGCTGACCGGGCTGGATCTCAACGCCGGGACCTATACGCTGAACTTTACCGGTAGCGTACCGGGGCTGAGTGTCGGGACCATCACCATCACCCCAAGCGTGAACGGCACCACCTACTCGCTGAGTGATTTTGACGTCACCGGCAGCCACACCGTCAACGGCAATATCTTTGACGGCACCGACTCTGGCGGCGTGCTGGATCAGCTCCACTCGGTGGATACCCGCCTGAGCGTGACCGGGTACAACGGCGTGACCACCACGCTGGATCCATATACCGGCAGCGCAACGGTGAACATTACCGGCCATTACGGCGTCCTGGCGATCGGCGCTGACGGTCATTACACCTATACCCTCAACAGCGGGGTATCGCTCTCAACCATGACGTCGAAGGAGACCTTCAACTACACCCTGACCGATGCCAACGGCAACACGGATACCGCCACGCTGACCATCAATATGGCACCGCAGTTCATCAGCTCGGAGCATAACGACGCCATCACCGGTACGGCCTACGGCGATACGCTGATTTATCAGGTGCTGAACAGTACGGTGGGAAATGCCACGGCGGGCAACGTCAGCAGCACCGCGGGCGATCACTGGACCGGGTTCTCGCTGGCGCAGGGGGACAAAATCGACATCGGCGATCTGCTGGTGGGCTGGGATGGTAATACCGCCTCGTTGGGGAATTATATCCATGTCACACAAAGCGGTAGCAACACTGTGATCTCCATCGACCGTGATGGTGCAGGGTCCACCTACACTAATACTGCACTCGTTACGCTTGATAACGTTCAGACCACATACGACGAGCTTGTTAACCAGCAACACATCATTACCTGA